In Roseisolibacter agri, a genomic segment contains:
- the pruA gene encoding L-glutamate gamma-semialdehyde dehydrogenase has translation MGGVTGFSGNRRVPPPVNEPVKGYAPGSAERASLLARVRQMAGERIEIPLVIGGERITTGETAHATNPCAHREILADWHKARPEDVARAVRAARDAHQEWANWSWEDRAAVFLRAAELLATTWRDTLNAATMLGQSKTAHQAEIDAACELIDFFRFNVAFAQELYGEQPLSTQAMWNQLDYRPLEGFVYAVTPFNFTAIAGNLPASAALMGNTVIWKPASSAMLSAWYVMRLLEEAGLPPGVINFVPGEPKPISDQLLAHPDLAGVHFTGSTGVFNSMWETIGSNMGRYRSYPRIVGETGGKDFILAHPSADPQALAVGMVRGAFEYQGQKCSAASRVYVPKSLWPDVKARVVAMMEQIRQGDVRDLRNFVGAVIDERSFTKISGYLEDARRNATIVHGGGADRTAGWFIEPTLVETTDPSYRLMCEEIFGPVLTAYAYDDAKWEETLQVIDRTSSYALTGAVFANDRRAVKQAAVALRNAAGNFYINDKPTGAVVGQQPFGGARGSGTNDKAGSKLNLMRWVSPRAIKETFVPPTTFEYPFMQEDPRGDEGF, from the coding sequence ATGGGCGGCGTGACCGGCTTCTCCGGCAACCGCCGCGTGCCGCCCCCGGTGAACGAGCCGGTGAAGGGCTACGCTCCCGGCTCCGCCGAGCGCGCGTCGCTGCTGGCGCGCGTGCGGCAGATGGCGGGCGAGCGCATCGAGATCCCGCTCGTCATCGGCGGGGAGCGCATCACCACGGGCGAGACGGCGCACGCCACGAACCCGTGCGCGCACCGCGAGATCCTGGCCGACTGGCACAAGGCGCGGCCCGAGGACGTCGCGCGCGCGGTGCGCGCGGCGCGCGACGCGCATCAGGAATGGGCCAACTGGAGCTGGGAGGACCGCGCGGCGGTGTTCCTGCGCGCGGCCGAGCTGCTCGCCACGACGTGGCGCGACACGCTCAACGCGGCGACGATGCTCGGCCAGTCGAAGACGGCGCACCAGGCCGAGATCGACGCGGCGTGCGAGCTGATCGACTTCTTCCGCTTCAACGTCGCGTTCGCCCAGGAGCTGTACGGCGAGCAGCCGCTCAGCACGCAGGCGATGTGGAACCAGCTCGACTACCGCCCGCTCGAAGGGTTCGTGTACGCGGTGACGCCGTTCAACTTCACGGCCATCGCCGGCAACCTGCCCGCGTCCGCGGCGCTGATGGGCAACACGGTGATCTGGAAGCCCGCGTCGAGCGCGATGCTCAGCGCGTGGTACGTGATGCGCCTGCTGGAGGAGGCGGGGCTGCCGCCGGGCGTCATCAACTTCGTGCCGGGCGAGCCGAAGCCGATCTCCGACCAGCTGCTGGCGCACCCGGATCTGGCGGGCGTGCACTTCACGGGCAGCACGGGCGTCTTCAACAGCATGTGGGAGACGATCGGCTCCAACATGGGCCGCTACCGCTCGTATCCGCGCATCGTCGGCGAGACGGGCGGCAAGGACTTCATCCTCGCGCATCCGTCGGCGGATCCGCAGGCGCTCGCGGTGGGCATGGTGCGCGGCGCGTTCGAGTACCAGGGCCAGAAGTGCTCCGCCGCCAGCCGCGTGTACGTGCCGAAGTCGCTGTGGCCGGACGTGAAGGCGCGCGTGGTGGCGATGATGGAGCAGATCCGCCAGGGCGACGTGCGCGACCTGCGCAACTTCGTGGGCGCGGTGATCGACGAGCGCTCGTTCACGAAGATCTCGGGCTACCTCGAGGACGCGCGCCGGAACGCCACGATCGTGCACGGCGGCGGCGCGGACCGCACGGCGGGCTGGTTCATCGAGCCCACGCTGGTGGAGACGACGGACCCGTCGTACCGCCTGATGTGCGAGGAGATCTTCGGCCCGGTGCTGACGGCGTACGCGTACGACGACGCGAAGTGGGAGGAGACGCTGCAGGTCATCGACCGCACGTCGAGCTACGCGCTCACCGGCGCGGTGTTCGCGAACGACCGGCGCGCGGTGAAGCAGGCGGCGGTCGCGCTGCGCAACGCGGCGGGCAACTTCTACATCAACGACAAGCCCACGGGCGCGGTGGTCGGCCAGCAGCCGTTCGGCGGCGCACGCGGCTCGGGCACGAACGACAAGGCGGGGTCGAAGCTGAACCTGATGCGGTGGGTGAGCCCACGCGCCATCAAGGAGACGTTCGTGCCGCCGACGACGTTCGAGTACCCGTTCATGCAGGAAGACCCGCGCGGGGACGAGGGGTTCTAG
- a CDS encoding sialidase family protein: protein MLNRVRRPALLAAALALCACTNDPVVWTEDAERRLVVPAPTPDRPIAHPDAVADSMLTGAVGTALPAAASAVPALAAAPPDPTGARCPASLRWAGGRGDERVAAWWAVRADRTAEVMASRSTDGGATWDAPVRVDTLDRGHVGCERPAPAVAVDTVNGFVHVAYSMAAPEGSGVFYAHRMDPRAAFEPPQVIVYGERPATTSVVSAGDLVLVAYEDPNTGGRPFISVAVSRTAGHTWDERFAASQGSMSAERPLVRVRGRDVALGWVERSAPRELTTTEDPRSATTPYPTGVVVRVGRLRQ, encoded by the coding sequence ATGCTGAACCGTGTTCGGCGGCCCGCGCTGCTCGCCGCCGCCCTCGCGCTGTGCGCCTGCACGAACGACCCCGTCGTCTGGACCGAGGACGCCGAGCGGCGCCTCGTCGTCCCCGCGCCCACGCCCGACCGGCCGATCGCGCACCCCGACGCCGTCGCCGACTCGATGCTCACGGGCGCCGTGGGCACCGCGCTCCCCGCGGCCGCGTCGGCGGTGCCGGCCCTCGCGGCCGCGCCGCCCGATCCCACCGGGGCGCGCTGCCCCGCGTCGCTGCGGTGGGCCGGCGGCCGCGGCGACGAGCGCGTGGCCGCGTGGTGGGCGGTGCGCGCCGACCGCACCGCCGAGGTGATGGCCAGCCGCTCGACCGACGGCGGCGCCACCTGGGACGCGCCCGTGCGCGTGGACACGCTCGACCGCGGCCACGTGGGCTGCGAGCGCCCGGCGCCCGCCGTCGCGGTGGACACCGTGAACGGGTTCGTCCACGTCGCGTACTCGATGGCGGCCCCCGAGGGGAGCGGCGTCTTCTACGCGCACCGCATGGATCCGCGCGCCGCGTTCGAGCCGCCGCAGGTGATCGTCTACGGCGAGCGGCCCGCGACCACGAGCGTCGTCTCGGCCGGCGACCTGGTGCTCGTCGCGTACGAGGATCCGAACACGGGCGGGCGTCCGTTCATCTCGGTGGCCGTCTCGCGCACGGCCGGGCACACGTGGGACGAGCGCTTCGCCGCGTCGCAGGGCAGCATGTCGGCCGAGCGGCCGCTGGTGCGCGTGCGCGGGCGCGACGTGGCGCTGGGCTGGGTGGAGCGCTCGGCGCCGCGCGAGCTGACCACCACGGAGGACCCGCGCTCGGCCACCACGCCGTATCCGACCGGCGTCGTGGTCCGCGTCGGCCGGCTGCGGCAGTGA
- a CDS encoding ATP-binding response regulator, producing MKVLLAEDDPLVRDCLAGVAASAGHTVVVAADGAAAWDAFARERPELVVLDLDLPGLDVLALCARIRASDGGARAFVLVVTPRDGNADLVQVLDAGADDYIGKPADADHFAARLTIAERRIGAEAARRRAEDALAKARYFAGIGEMSVTLQHEINNPLAALLGHAALIEQGLVEPGEEREMLLVIVEQAHRIAGVVKRISALRHPQSVEYLEGAWMLDLSRDGTRDGTRDGTRDGAREAPAPSDDPPTTR from the coding sequence GTGAAGGTCCTGCTCGCCGAGGACGATCCGCTGGTGCGCGACTGCCTGGCCGGCGTCGCCGCCAGCGCCGGCCACACGGTGGTCGTCGCCGCCGACGGCGCCGCCGCGTGGGACGCGTTCGCGCGCGAGCGGCCCGAGCTCGTGGTGCTCGACCTCGACCTGCCGGGCCTGGACGTCCTCGCGCTGTGCGCGCGCATCCGCGCCAGCGACGGCGGCGCGCGCGCGTTCGTGCTGGTCGTCACGCCGCGCGACGGCAACGCGGACCTCGTGCAGGTGCTCGACGCGGGCGCCGACGACTACATCGGCAAGCCCGCCGACGCCGACCACTTCGCGGCGCGGCTGACGATCGCCGAGCGCCGCATCGGCGCCGAGGCCGCGCGCCGCCGCGCAGAGGACGCGCTCGCGAAGGCGCGCTATTTCGCCGGCATCGGCGAGATGTCGGTCACGCTGCAGCACGAGATCAACAACCCGCTGGCCGCGCTGCTGGGGCACGCGGCGCTCATCGAGCAGGGGCTGGTGGAGCCCGGCGAGGAGCGCGAGATGCTGCTCGTGATCGTCGAGCAGGCGCACCGCATCGCCGGCGTGGTGAAGCGCATCTCCGCGCTGCGGCACCCGCAGAGCGTGGAGTACCTGGAGGGCGCGTGGATGCTCGACCTGTCGCGCGACGGCACACGCGACGGCACACGCGACGGCACACGCGACGGCGCGCGCGAGGCGCCCGCGCCATCCGATGATCCCCCGACCACCCGCTGA
- a CDS encoding deoxyribonuclease IV, which yields MTFLLGSHCPDTGGIAMAVRRAGNAGMRSLQLFTAVPKFYNEKVGVKPERLARWRAALDETGLQAEHAMAHAAYVLNVATPDAEKWERASAGLAKELERSTALGLGMVCFHPGAATDGDRGAALMRVSVAMTRALEGVDGRTKLMVENTAGAGSTVARTADEIAAILDGIPTALRARAGYGLDTCHLYASGFDLGRDEGAVAEVLDEFEKTIGAPPGFFHLNDSEGALASNRDRHALIGEGQIGAAPFGWLLADRRARGVPLILETPHAVDEPAEDDATPDPHDVRMMALLTKLADGAGRGR from the coding sequence ATGACCTTCCTCCTCGGCTCGCACTGCCCGGACACGGGCGGCATCGCCATGGCCGTCCGCCGCGCGGGCAACGCGGGCATGCGCTCGCTGCAGCTGTTCACCGCGGTCCCGAAGTTCTACAACGAGAAGGTCGGCGTGAAGCCGGAGCGCCTGGCGCGCTGGCGCGCCGCGCTCGACGAGACGGGGCTGCAGGCGGAGCACGCGATGGCGCACGCGGCCTACGTGCTGAACGTCGCCACGCCCGACGCCGAGAAGTGGGAGCGCGCGAGCGCGGGGCTCGCGAAGGAGCTGGAGCGCTCGACCGCGCTGGGGCTGGGGATGGTGTGCTTCCATCCCGGCGCCGCCACCGACGGCGACCGCGGCGCGGCGCTGATGCGCGTGAGCGTCGCGATGACGCGCGCGCTGGAAGGCGTGGACGGCCGCACGAAGCTGATGGTCGAGAACACCGCGGGCGCGGGCAGCACCGTCGCGCGCACCGCCGACGAGATCGCGGCGATCCTCGACGGCATCCCGACCGCGCTGCGGGCGCGCGCGGGCTACGGGCTGGACACCTGCCACCTCTACGCGTCGGGCTTCGACCTGGGGCGCGACGAGGGCGCGGTGGCCGAGGTGCTCGACGAGTTCGAGAAGACGATCGGCGCGCCGCCGGGCTTCTTCCACCTCAACGACAGCGAGGGCGCGCTGGCGTCGAACCGGGACCGGCACGCGCTGATCGGCGAGGGACAGATCGGCGCGGCGCCGTTCGGGTGGCTGCTGGCCGACCGCCGCGCGCGCGGCGTGCCGCTGATCCTCGAGACGCCGCACGCGGTGGACGAGCCGGCGGAGGACGACGCGACGCCCGATCCGCACGACGTGCGCATGATGGCGCTGCTGACGAAGCTCGCCGACGGCGCGGGGCGCGGGCGGTGA